A genomic segment from Helicoverpa armigera isolate CAAS_96S chromosome 10, ASM3070526v1, whole genome shotgun sequence encodes:
- the LOC110371837 gene encoding uncharacterized protein LOC110371837 has translation MTVEKSKGLEPKKPPATKKVAPDGGWAWMVCLGVSLVNFSTRSLEPSFGLLFKDLLDDLGVHTTGASVIASTLDSVVNFSGFFVGPVIKTFSYRKVCFVGSTICALGLLFTAPAASMGHIIATYSILGGFGVGLASSSSFVSLNHYFSKKRGQAVGLSMAGTGFGLMVMPQLVKLLLGEYGFRWTVVILGALAFHAVLGSCLLQPVKRHLIDEPVDCEMQTVKEMECILESDEENEDKFEINPLVSPAVPKIKKQRSHTNMNHPSVRTIGLPRAKTCDKPLQEFEKFEINNRLYPGLTTAASVAAMPRVTSSGSMSEAARKRKVSVISNISNMDFTGSYLQLYLDTVVDDDAIQMKPIKKAEPEEKKKGWFRRFIALMDLDLLKDWSFLNLLLGLSLFWSGELQFRMLTPFFIRSLGYNMNDTAFCLSMTAITDILVRLILPPIFDRTTISKKMIFFISSFFLAATRSVLAEQTDWVPLMIWLSICGFFRGMCLSNFTLTISEYCPLEKLPAAFGLHMVSKGVFVVAIGPIIGYVRDYTGSFATCIHVQNALIMSCVLVWGIEYALAFTRRRKVVQI, from the exons ATGACTGTGGAGAAGAGCAAAGGCCTAGAGCCAAAGAAGCCACCGGCGACGAAGAAGGTGGCCCCTGATGGAGGGTGGGCGTGGATGGTCTGCTTAGGAGTCAGTTTAGTTAAT TTCTCGACGCGTTCTCTAGAGCCGTCCTTCGGTCTGCTGTTCAAAGACTTGCTAGACGATCTCGGCGTCCACACAACGGGTGCTTCAGTCATCGCGAGTACTCTAGACTCTGTGGTTAACTTCTCTGGCTTCTTCGTGGGGCCCGTGATAAAGACCTTCTCCTACCGGAAGGTTTGCTTCGTGGGATCCACGATATGTGCCCTGGGTTTGCTGTTCACCGCACCAGCTGCCAGCATGGGCCACATCATAGCTACTTACAGTATTTTGGGAG GATTTGGAGTGGGTCTCGCATCGTCATCCTCGTTCGTGTCACTCAACCATTACTTTTCTAAAAAGCGTGGCCAGGCCGTCGGTCTCTCGATGGCGGGAACTGGCTTCGGGTTGATGGTGATGCCTCAACTAGTCAAGCTCTTATTAGGAGAATACGGGTTCAGATGGACAGTCGTCATACTAGGAGCTTTGGCCTTCCACGCTGTACTAGGTTCTTGTCTACTACAGCCCGTCAAAAGACATCTCATTGATGAACCCGTTGACTGTGAAATGCAGACAGTTAAG GAAATGGAGTGTATATTAGAGAGTGATGAAGAAAACGAGGATAAGTTCGAAATAAATCCGCTTGTTTCGCCTGCAGTGCCAAAGATAAAGAAGCAGCGATCTCACACTAACATGAACCATCCTTCGGTTAGGACGATAGGTTTGCCGAGGGCTAAGACCTGTGACAAGCCGTTACAGGAATTTGAGAAGTTTGAGATAAATAACAGATTGTATCCTGGGCTTACGACAGCCGCGTCAGTGGCCGCCATGCCCCGAGTGACGTCTAGCGGCAGCATGAGTGAAGCGGCACGCAAGAGAAAAGTCTCCGTCATTTCCAACATCTCTAACATGGATTTCACTGGCAGTTACTTGCAATTGTATCTTGAT ACGGTGGTAGACGACGATGCCATACAAATGAAGCCAATCAAGAAAGCTGAGCCcgaagaaaagaaaaagggaTGGTTTAGAAGATTTATTGCTCTAATGGACTTAGATTTACTTAAAGACTGGTCGTTTTTGAACCTTTTACTAGGACTCTCGCTCTTTTGGAGCGGGGAACTACAATTTAGGATGTTGACTCCATTCTTTATAAGAAGTTTGGGCTACAATATGAATGATACGGCGTTTTGCCTGTCCATGACTGCCATAACTGATATTTTAGTGCGGTTGATATTGCCGCCAATATTTGACAGAACGACGATTTCTAAGAAAATGATattctttatttcttcattCTTCTTAGCGGCTACGAGATCTG TACTAGCAGAGCAAACAGACTGGGTGCCCCTAATGATCTGGCTGTCAATCTGCGGTTTCTTCCGAGGCATGTGTCTCAGTAACTTCACGCTGACCATCTCGGAGTACTGTCCTCTTGAGAAGCTACCAGCTGCCTTCGGATTGCATATGGTCAGCAAAGGAGTGTTTGTGGTGGCTATTGGGCCGATTATTg GTTATGTTCGAGACTATACCGGTAGCTTCGCGACTTGCATTCACGTACAAAATGCTCTCATCATGTCGTGTGTACTCGTTTGGGGCATAGAGTACGCCCTCGCTTTCACACGACGCAGGAAGGTCGTGCAAATATAA